One window of Streptomyces sp. NBC_00273 genomic DNA carries:
- the ftsX gene encoding permease-like cell division protein FtsX, translating to MRAQFVMSEIGVGLRRNLTMTFAVIISVGLSLALFGGSMLMSEQVSKMKGYWYDKANVSIYLCNKQDAVEASEAAAKKADGSPAASTGVTTCAKGAVTDEQKKQIESELKKMSLVKSVAYESADEAYKHYQERFGNTALASSITPDQMQESFRVKLKDPEKYKVVTSAFVGRDGIHTVDDQRQAIDDLFRILNYLNIAALAIMLIMLVVALLLIVNTVRVSAFSRRRETGIMRLVGASSFYIQVPFIMEAAVAGLIGALFACGMLVSGQYFVIDHGVGLRDKIQLIDFMGWGSVLAKLPYVLFIGLLMPSMAAFIALRKYLKV from the coding sequence ATGCGCGCCCAGTTCGTCATGTCGGAGATCGGCGTCGGTCTCCGTCGCAATCTCACCATGACCTTCGCGGTCATCATCTCGGTGGGCCTCTCCCTGGCCCTGTTCGGCGGCTCCATGCTCATGAGCGAGCAGGTGAGCAAGATGAAGGGCTACTGGTACGACAAGGCCAACGTCTCGATCTACCTCTGCAACAAGCAGGACGCCGTGGAGGCGAGCGAGGCCGCAGCCAAGAAGGCCGACGGTTCGCCGGCGGCCTCCACGGGCGTCACCACCTGCGCCAAGGGTGCGGTGACCGACGAGCAGAAGAAGCAGATCGAGTCCGAGCTCAAGAAGATGTCCCTGGTGAAGTCCGTCGCCTACGAGTCGGCGGACGAGGCGTACAAGCACTACCAGGAGCGGTTCGGGAACACGGCGCTCGCCTCCTCCATCACCCCGGACCAGATGCAGGAGTCCTTCCGGGTCAAGTTGAAGGACCCGGAGAAGTACAAGGTCGTCACCTCCGCCTTCGTCGGCCGCGACGGCATCCACACCGTCGACGACCAGCGCCAGGCCATCGACGACCTCTTCCGGATCCTCAACTACCTGAACATCGCGGCGCTCGCCATCATGCTGATCATGTTGGTCGTGGCGCTGCTGCTGATCGTCAACACCGTGCGCGTTTCTGCCTTCAGCCGACGGCGTGAGACGGGGATCATGCGGCTGGTGGGTGCCTCCAGCTTCTACATCCAGGTCCCCTTCATCATGGAGGCGGCCGTCGCCGGCCTCATCGGCGCGCTCTTCGCCTGCGGCATGCTCGTCTCCGGCCAGTACTTCGTGATCGACCACGGCGTCGGGCTGCGGGACAAGATCCAGCTCATCGACTTCATGGGCTGGGGATCGGTGCTGGCCAAGCTCCCGTACGTACTCTTCATCGGCCTCCTGATGCCCTCCATGGCCGCCTTCATCGCCCTGCGCAAGTACCTGAAGGTGTGA
- a CDS encoding LysR family transcriptional regulator: MMSRDVDPRLLRGFVAVAEELHFTRAAARLYVAQQALSRDVRRLEEALGTALFVRTTRAVEPTPDGERLLPLARRVLAAHEALAAAFAAPRALLVDLNTDGPSTARTVLDRARELAPDCELMARWESGLTHAAAEIAAGRLDVSFGYADGLDPVWRSRLAHRPVRYEPLAVLLPEGHPLAGLAAVPLDALAGETVYAGAGNPRTLEWTGLARELFAGRGILMAPPAPVAIGKDEFSRVMAKTGHPVLVTVDFVDMPGSVKRPLVDPVPLSPLSMVWRKGFSHPGLEALHRAVAGLGGERGWLEVPPASWRPAALTGAPGGG, encoded by the coding sequence ATGATGTCCCGTGACGTGGATCCCCGGCTGCTGCGCGGGTTCGTCGCGGTCGCCGAGGAACTGCACTTCACCCGCGCCGCCGCCCGGCTCTACGTCGCCCAGCAGGCGCTGAGCCGCGACGTACGGCGGCTCGAAGAGGCCCTCGGCACCGCGCTGTTCGTCCGCACGACCCGCGCCGTCGAACCGACCCCCGACGGGGAGCGGCTGCTGCCGCTCGCCCGGCGGGTGCTGGCCGCGCACGAGGCGCTCGCCGCCGCCTTCGCCGCACCCCGGGCCCTGCTCGTCGACCTGAACACCGACGGGCCGAGCACCGCGCGCACCGTGCTGGACCGGGCCCGGGAGCTGGCCCCGGACTGCGAGCTGATGGCCCGCTGGGAGAGCGGCCTGACCCACGCCGCCGCCGAGATCGCCGCCGGACGTCTCGACGTCTCCTTCGGGTACGCCGACGGGCTGGACCCGGTGTGGCGCTCGCGCCTCGCGCACCGGCCCGTGCGCTACGAACCGCTCGCCGTGCTGCTGCCCGAAGGACACCCGCTGGCCGGGCTGGCGGCCGTACCGCTGGACGCGCTGGCCGGGGAGACCGTCTACGCGGGCGCGGGGAACCCCCGCACGCTGGAGTGGACGGGGCTCGCGCGCGAGCTGTTCGCCGGGCGGGGGATCCTGATGGCGCCGCCCGCGCCGGTGGCCATCGGCAAGGACGAGTTCAGCCGGGTCATGGCCAAGACCGGCCATCCGGTGCTGGTGACCGTCGACTTCGTCGACATGCCCGGGTCCGTCAAGCGCCCGCTGGTCGACCCCGTACCGCTCTCCCCGCTGTCCATGGTCTGGCGCAAGGGCTTCAGCCACCCCGGACTCGAAGCGCTGCACCGGGCCGTGGCCGGGCTCGGCGGCGAGCGCGGCTGGCTGGAAGTGCCCCCGGCGAGCTGGCGCCCCGCCGCGCTCACAGGTGCCCCCGGCGGCGGGTGA
- a CDS encoding nitrate/nitrite transporter, protein MTGTTAPRKGGRWIERWDPEDETFWKETGERTARRNLVYSVFSEHIGFSIWSLWSVMVLFMGPAYGIDPAGKFFLIATATCVGAIVRVPYTFAVARFGGRNWTVVSALLLLAPTVAAIVVMEPGTSYGTFLVVAALTGVGGGNFASSMTNINAFFPLRKKGWALGLNAGGGNIGVPVVQLAGLLVIATAGAAHPRYLLAAYIPLIVTAAVLAAVRMDNLAPVRNDTGAVREALKDAHTWIMAFLYVGTFGSFIGYSFAFGLVLQTQFGRTPLQAASLTFMGPLLGSLIRPVGGALADRFGGARITLGTFVAMAAATGVVVFASQRSSLPVFLVGFVALFVLSGLGNGSTYKMIPGIFQAKALARGMSGESAAAYGRRLSGASMGLIGAVGALGGLGINLVFREAFRTSGSGTAAFVTFLGFYALCCAVTWAVYLRRPVAPVIHTVGVETKPQLTSV, encoded by the coding sequence ATGACCGGTACGACCGCACCGCGCAAGGGGGGCCGCTGGATCGAGCGGTGGGACCCCGAGGACGAGACCTTCTGGAAGGAGACCGGGGAGCGGACCGCCCGCCGCAACCTCGTCTACTCCGTGTTCTCCGAGCACATCGGCTTCTCCATCTGGTCGCTCTGGTCCGTGATGGTCCTCTTCATGGGACCGGCGTACGGGATCGACCCGGCCGGGAAGTTCTTCCTGATCGCGACCGCCACCTGCGTGGGCGCGATCGTACGGGTGCCGTACACCTTCGCCGTGGCCCGCTTCGGCGGCCGCAACTGGACCGTCGTCAGCGCGCTGCTGCTGCTCGCGCCGACGGTCGCCGCGATCGTGGTGATGGAGCCCGGAACCTCCTACGGGACCTTCCTGGTCGTCGCCGCCCTCACCGGCGTCGGCGGCGGCAACTTCGCCTCCTCCATGACCAACATCAACGCCTTCTTCCCGCTGCGCAAGAAGGGCTGGGCGCTCGGCCTGAACGCCGGCGGCGGCAACATCGGCGTGCCCGTGGTGCAGCTGGCCGGGCTGCTGGTCATCGCGACCGCCGGGGCCGCCCACCCCCGGTACCTGCTGGCCGCCTACATCCCGCTGATCGTGACCGCGGCGGTCCTGGCGGCCGTACGGATGGACAACCTGGCGCCCGTGCGCAACGACACCGGCGCGGTCCGCGAGGCGCTGAAGGACGCGCACACCTGGATCATGGCGTTCCTCTACGTCGGCACGTTCGGGTCCTTCATCGGCTACAGCTTCGCCTTCGGCCTGGTGCTGCAGACCCAGTTCGGCCGCACCCCGCTCCAGGCCGCCTCGCTGACCTTTATGGGGCCGCTGCTCGGATCGCTGATCCGGCCGGTGGGCGGGGCGCTCGCGGACCGGTTCGGCGGGGCCCGGATCACCCTGGGGACGTTCGTGGCCATGGCCGCGGCCACCGGAGTGGTGGTGTTCGCCTCGCAGCGGTCCTCGCTGCCGGTCTTCCTCGTCGGCTTCGTGGCCCTGTTCGTACTGAGCGGGCTCGGCAACGGATCGACGTACAAGATGATCCCCGGCATCTTCCAGGCGAAGGCGCTGGCGCGCGGCATGAGCGGCGAGAGCGCGGCCGCGTACGGGCGCCGGCTCTCCGGCGCCTCGATGGGACTCATCGGGGCGGTCGGCGCGCTCGGCGGACTCGGCATCAACCTGGTCTTCCGGGAGGCGTTCCGCACCTCCGGCTCCGGAACGGCGGCCTTCGTCACCTTCCTCGGCTTCTACGCCCTGTGCTGCGCGGTCACCTGGGCGGTATACCTTCGCCGCCCGGTGGCCCCGGTGATCCACACGGTCGGCGTCGAGACGAAACCGCAGCTCACGTCGGTGTAA
- a CDS encoding CGNR zinc finger domain-containing protein, protein MRFDSGRVCLDLVATFTPHEGIPDGDELRLWLAGAGLVPDRTPLVRVGPDWAAAFRSLRADVETLVRAELLGTDTDENALARVNALAAGPPPGLCAVRDQEGHLVRELCGGVECGALLAAVARDAVELLTDPGDRALLRACAGDGCPRVYLDTSRGHRRRWCSSERCGNRERVARHRRRVLAAGAGQGSR, encoded by the coding sequence ATGCGGTTCGATTCCGGGCGGGTCTGTCTGGACCTGGTGGCCACCTTCACCCCCCACGAGGGGATCCCGGACGGTGACGAGCTGCGGCTGTGGCTCGCCGGCGCCGGCCTGGTCCCCGACCGGACGCCGCTCGTCCGGGTGGGGCCCGACTGGGCCGCGGCCTTCCGGTCCCTGCGCGCCGACGTGGAAACGCTCGTACGGGCGGAGTTGCTCGGCACCGACACGGACGAGAACGCCCTCGCCCGGGTCAACGCGTTGGCCGCCGGACCACCCCCCGGCCTGTGCGCCGTACGGGACCAGGAAGGACACCTCGTACGGGAGCTGTGCGGCGGCGTGGAATGCGGTGCGCTGCTCGCGGCCGTGGCCCGGGACGCCGTCGAGCTGCTGACCGACCCCGGCGACCGGGCGCTGCTACGGGCCTGTGCGGGCGACGGCTGCCCCCGCGTCTACCTGGACACCTCCCGGGGCCACCGGCGCCGCTGGTGCTCCAGCGAGCGCTGCGGGAACCGGGAGCGCGTGGCCCGGCACCGCCGCCGGGTCCTGGCGGCCGGGGCGGGGCAAGGGTCCCGGTGA
- the smpB gene encoding SsrA-binding protein SmpB: MAKEKGRKMIAQNKKARHDYAILDTYECGLVLTGTEVKSMRQGRASLVDGFVSVEGGEAWLYNVHVPEYSQGTWTNHSARRKRKLLMHREEIDKLERKADESGHTIVPLSLYFKDGRAKIEIALAKGKKEYDKRQTLREKQDTRETNRAISAIRRKQRGTV, translated from the coding sequence ATGGCTAAGGAAAAAGGGCGGAAGATGATCGCCCAGAACAAGAAGGCGCGTCACGACTACGCGATCCTCGACACCTACGAGTGCGGTCTCGTGCTCACGGGCACCGAGGTCAAGTCCATGCGCCAGGGCAGGGCCTCGCTGGTGGACGGCTTCGTGTCGGTGGAGGGCGGGGAAGCCTGGCTCTACAACGTGCACGTGCCGGAGTACAGCCAGGGCACCTGGACCAACCACAGCGCCCGGCGCAAGCGCAAGCTCCTCATGCACCGCGAGGAGATCGACAAGCTGGAGCGCAAGGCCGACGAGTCGGGTCACACGATCGTGCCCCTCTCGCTGTACTTCAAGGACGGCAGGGCGAAGATCGAGATCGCGCTGGCGAAGGGCAAGAAGGAGTACGACAAGCGGCAGACGCTGCGGGAGAAGCAGGACACCCGCGAGACGAACCGGGCGATCTCGGCCATCCGTCGCAAGCAGCGCGGCACGGTTTAA
- a CDS encoding uroporphyrinogen-III synthase has translation MDDTNTGPLAGFTVGVTAARRADELIALLRRRGAAVLHAPALRIVPLADDSELLAATKELIGCAPDVVVATTAIGFRGWIEAADGWGVGEGLLERLRAAELLARGPKVKGAIRAAGLVETWSPDSESLAEVLERLLADGVDGRRIALQLHGEPLPGFVEALRAGGAEVVVVPVYRWMAPEDLAPLDRLLDAMIGGAVDAVSFTSAPAAASLLSRAEERGLREAVLDALRGRLLSACVGPVTALPLQAHGVDTVQPERFRLGPLVQLLCQELPGRARVLPVAGHRVEIRGHAALVDAQLRPVPPAGMALLRALARRPGWVVSRAELLRALPGAGRDEHAVETAMARLRVALGAPNLIQTVVKRGYRLSLDAGGEAKYGELPVDAVTARGVLG, from the coding sequence ATGGACGACACGAACACCGGCCCGCTCGCGGGCTTCACCGTCGGGGTCACGGCCGCCCGGCGCGCGGACGAGCTCATCGCGCTGCTGCGCCGCCGCGGGGCGGCCGTGCTGCACGCGCCGGCGCTGCGGATCGTGCCGCTCGCCGACGACAGCGAGCTGCTGGCCGCGACGAAGGAACTGATCGGCTGCGCACCGGACGTGGTCGTGGCCACCACCGCCATCGGCTTCCGGGGGTGGATCGAGGCGGCCGACGGGTGGGGCGTCGGCGAGGGGCTGCTGGAGCGACTGCGGGCCGCCGAACTGCTGGCGCGCGGGCCGAAGGTGAAGGGCGCCATCCGGGCCGCCGGGCTGGTGGAGACCTGGTCCCCGGACTCGGAATCCCTCGCCGAGGTACTGGAACGGCTGCTGGCGGACGGGGTGGACGGCCGGCGGATCGCCCTCCAGCTGCACGGGGAGCCGCTGCCCGGCTTCGTCGAGGCGCTGCGGGCCGGCGGCGCCGAGGTGGTGGTGGTTCCGGTGTACCGGTGGATGGCGCCGGAGGACCTGGCGCCGCTGGACCGGCTGCTGGACGCGATGATCGGCGGCGCGGTGGACGCCGTCAGCTTCACCTCGGCGCCGGCGGCGGCCTCGCTGCTGTCCCGGGCCGAGGAGCGGGGGTTGCGGGAGGCCGTGCTGGACGCGCTGCGCGGCAGGCTGCTGTCCGCGTGCGTCGGGCCGGTGACCGCACTGCCGCTGCAGGCGCACGGGGTGGACACGGTGCAGCCGGAACGGTTCCGGCTGGGCCCGCTGGTGCAGTTGCTCTGCCAGGAGCTGCCCGGGCGGGCCCGGGTGCTGCCGGTGGCCGGGCACCGGGTGGAGATCCGGGGGCACGCGGCCTTGGTGGACGCGCAGCTGCGGCCCGTACCGCCCGCCGGGATGGCCCTGCTGCGGGCGCTGGCCCGGCGGCCGGGCTGGGTGGTGTCCCGCGCCGAACTGCTGCGGGCGCTGCCGGGCGCGGGGCGGGACGAGCACGCCGTGGAGACGGCGATGGCCCGCCTCCGAGTGGCCCTCGGGGCCCCGAACCTGATCCAGACCGTGGTCAAGCGCGGGTACCGGCTGTCGCTGGACGCGGGCGGGGAGGCCAAGTACGGGGAACTCCCGGTGGACGCGGTGACGGCCAGGGGCGTCCTCGGCTAG
- a CDS encoding GNAT family N-acetyltransferase: MIIDGVEMRGVALGDAAGLAEAFARNRAYMAPFEPVRPDAFYTEDGQRERIEGVLAERDAGRIVPYVFVETATGAPVGAINLGSIAYGPLCSGGVGYWVDPAWHGKGLATAAVEEVCRVARDELGLHRVEAGTLVDNLASQRVLAKAGFEPFGLAPRYLHIDGAWRDHRLFQRLLHDNPPGTSSPSGV, from the coding sequence ATGATCATTGACGGGGTTGAGATGAGGGGCGTCGCGCTCGGCGACGCGGCGGGGCTGGCCGAGGCGTTCGCACGGAACCGGGCCTACATGGCGCCCTTCGAGCCGGTCCGGCCGGACGCCTTCTACACGGAGGACGGCCAGCGGGAGCGGATCGAGGGCGTGCTCGCCGAGCGGGACGCGGGGCGGATCGTCCCGTACGTGTTCGTCGAGACGGCCACGGGCGCGCCCGTCGGCGCGATCAACCTCGGCTCCATCGCGTACGGGCCGCTGTGCAGCGGCGGCGTCGGGTACTGGGTCGACCCGGCCTGGCACGGCAAGGGGCTGGCCACCGCGGCCGTGGAGGAGGTCTGCCGGGTCGCCCGCGACGAACTGGGCCTGCACCGGGTGGAGGCGGGGACCCTGGTCGACAACCTGGCCTCGCAGCGGGTGCTGGCGAAGGCGGGCTTCGAGCCGTTCGGCCTCGCGCCGCGCTACCTCCACATCGACGGCGCCTGGCGCGACCACCGCCTCTTCCAACGCCTCCTCCACGACAACCCGCCGGGTACATCCAGCCCCTCCGGCGTTTGA
- a CDS encoding MFS transporter, translated as MAVTGSTLVLAAPPASPVPPVPARTPPRPPRPSGPLAPYRRLFALPGTRGFTAGNLLARLPMGMFGISAVMMIAGQRGSYALAGAVSATGLAATALVGPWTARLIDRHGQARIAVPATLIAVLGSLSLVVCVRTGAPAWTLFASYAATATTPNIGGMSRARWTHLLRGSRDAHHTAMSFEQAADELCFMLGPVLAAFLCSVVLPEAGTLTAAALLLTGMLVFTSCRATQPPVTAGPRHGSPLRALGPLMPLFLATGVVFGSMEIASIAHLDALGLGAASGPVLALQAAGSCAAGLLYGTMRPRGLRTCLLVMAAAMALPGLAASTGALFPLACALLLAGMATAPTMVTAMSRVHALTPQGRLNEGMTLAVTAIFAGISLGAATAGTLVDHLGPATAYALPAAAAVLALASVRAVTRTR; from the coding sequence ATGGCCGTCACCGGCAGCACGCTCGTCCTCGCCGCCCCGCCCGCTTCGCCCGTCCCGCCGGTCCCCGCCCGCACTCCCCCGCGCCCGCCGCGCCCGTCGGGCCCGCTGGCCCCCTACCGGCGCCTGTTCGCGCTGCCCGGCACCCGCGGCTTCACCGCCGGGAACCTGCTCGCCCGCCTCCCCATGGGCATGTTCGGGATCAGCGCGGTCATGATGATCGCCGGCCAGCGCGGCTCGTACGCCCTCGCGGGCGCGGTCTCGGCGACCGGACTGGCCGCTACCGCGCTGGTCGGGCCGTGGACCGCCCGGCTGATCGACCGGCACGGCCAGGCCCGGATCGCCGTCCCGGCCACCTTGATCGCGGTCCTCGGCTCGCTGTCCCTGGTCGTGTGCGTCCGTACCGGCGCCCCCGCCTGGACCCTCTTCGCCTCGTACGCGGCGACCGCCACCACCCCCAACATCGGCGGCATGTCCCGCGCCCGCTGGACGCACCTGCTGCGCGGCTCCCGGGACGCGCACCACACGGCGATGTCCTTCGAACAGGCCGCCGACGAGCTCTGCTTCATGCTCGGCCCGGTGCTGGCGGCCTTCCTCTGCTCGGTCGTCCTCCCCGAGGCCGGCACCCTCACCGCGGCGGCCCTGCTGCTGACCGGCATGCTGGTCTTCACCTCCTGCCGCGCCACCCAGCCCCCGGTGACGGCGGGTCCGCGCCACGGCTCCCCGCTGCGCGCCCTCGGCCCGCTGATGCCCCTCTTCCTCGCCACGGGCGTGGTCTTCGGCTCGATGGAGATCGCCTCGATCGCCCACCTCGACGCCCTGGGCCTGGGCGCCGCCTCCGGCCCGGTACTGGCCCTCCAGGCGGCGGGCTCCTGCGCGGCCGGCCTGCTCTACGGCACGATGCGCCCGCGCGGCCTGCGCACCTGCCTGCTCGTCATGGCCGCCGCGATGGCCCTGCCCGGGCTCGCGGCGAGCACGGGCGCTCTCTTCCCGCTGGCCTGCGCGCTGCTGCTGGCGGGCATGGCCACGGCCCCCACGATGGTGACGGCCATGTCCCGCGTCCACGCGCTCACCCCGCAGGGCCGCCTCAACGAGGGCATGACCCTCGCGGTCACCGCCATCTTCGCGGGCATCTCCCTGGGCGCGGCCACGGCCGGCACCCTGGTCGACCACCTGGGCCCGGCGACCGCCTACGCCCTCCCGGCCGCGGCGGCCGTTCTCGCGCTCGCCTCCGTCCGGGCCGTCACTCGTACCAGGTGA
- the ftsE gene encoding cell division ATP-binding protein FtsE → MIRFDSVSKSYPKQSRPALREVSLDIAKGEFVFLVGSSGSGKSTFLRLILREERASHGQVHVLGKDLAKLSNWKVPQMRRQLGTVFQDFRLLPNKTVAENVAFAQEVIGKPRGEIRKAVPQVLELVGLGGKEERMPGELSGGEQQRVAIARAFVNRPALLIADEPTGNLDPQTSVGIMKLLDRINRTGTTVIMATHDQQIVDQMRKRVIELEQGRLVRDQSRGVYGYQH, encoded by the coding sequence GTGATCCGATTCGACAGTGTCTCCAAGTCCTACCCGAAGCAGAGCCGTCCCGCACTCAGAGAAGTCTCCCTCGACATCGCGAAGGGCGAGTTCGTCTTCCTGGTCGGCTCCTCCGGCTCCGGCAAGTCCACCTTCCTGCGGCTCATCCTGCGCGAGGAGCGGGCGAGCCACGGCCAGGTGCACGTCCTGGGCAAGGACCTCGCCAAGCTCTCCAACTGGAAGGTCCCGCAGATGCGGCGCCAGCTGGGGACCGTCTTCCAGGACTTCCGCCTGCTCCCCAACAAGACGGTGGCCGAGAACGTGGCCTTCGCGCAGGAAGTCATCGGCAAGCCGCGGGGCGAGATCCGCAAGGCCGTCCCGCAGGTCCTCGAACTCGTGGGGCTGGGCGGGAAGGAGGAGCGGATGCCCGGCGAGCTCTCCGGCGGTGAGCAGCAGCGCGTGGCCATCGCCCGCGCCTTCGTCAACCGCCCCGCCCTGCTGATCGCGGACGAGCCCACCGGCAACCTCGACCCGCAGACCTCGGTCGGGATCATGAAGCTGCTGGACCGGATCAACCGGACCGGCACCACCGTGATCATGGCCACCCACGACCAGCAGATCGTCGACCAGATGCGCAAGCGCGTCATCGAACTCGAACAGGGCCGACTCGTGCGCGACCAGTCGCGCGGCGTCTACGGCTACCAGCACTGA
- a CDS encoding S41 family peptidase, protein MPGLPALCLRPRDLRRGAVLTLAFLAAVATGALTGCWQHEDGAGTAAALAGAPAAEPSREAGTVDREAVARAVAEAVAEGKSGKKAAQEVVSRSGDRWGAVYDQGEYAAFAEGLDGRWTGVGVWAGRAPDGMIKVDRVQPGSPAARAGLRAGDRLMSVDGHAVTGLAVPDVVALLRGDAGTPVVLNLSRDGADLTETVRREQMRTEPVTVRQRPDGVTVIKVASFTRGSGDRVKAAVRAAPSGRGIVLDLRGNPGGLVTEAVTAASAFLDGGLVATYDVRGDQRVLYAAEGGDTTRPLVALVDGGTMSAAELVTGALQDRGRAVAVGSRTFGKGSVQMPTELPDGSVAELTVGTYRTPAGRSLDGAGITPDVPAGEAVEERAVTVLGGLGVGP, encoded by the coding sequence ATGCCGGGACTGCCCGCTCTCTGTCTCCGGCCCCGCGACCTGCGTCGCGGGGCCGTTTTGACGTTGGCCTTCCTCGCGGCCGTCGCCACCGGTGCCTTAACCGGATGCTGGCAGCACGAGGACGGCGCCGGGACCGCTGCGGCCCTGGCCGGCGCCCCCGCGGCCGAGCCCTCGCGCGAGGCGGGCACCGTCGACCGGGAGGCCGTCGCCCGCGCCGTCGCCGAGGCGGTCGCCGAGGGGAAGTCCGGGAAGAAGGCGGCCCAGGAGGTCGTCAGTCGCAGCGGTGACCGTTGGGGCGCCGTCTACGACCAGGGTGAGTACGCCGCCTTCGCCGAGGGCCTCGACGGCCGCTGGACCGGCGTCGGGGTGTGGGCCGGCCGGGCCCCCGACGGCATGATCAAGGTCGACAGGGTCCAGCCCGGCAGCCCCGCCGCCCGGGCCGGGCTACGCGCCGGGGACCGGCTGATGAGCGTCGACGGGCACGCCGTGACGGGCCTCGCCGTGCCCGACGTGGTCGCCCTGCTGCGCGGCGATGCCGGCACCCCCGTGGTGCTGAACCTGAGCCGGGACGGCGCCGACCTCACCGAGACCGTGCGCCGCGAGCAGATGCGCACCGAGCCGGTGACCGTACGGCAGCGCCCGGACGGGGTCACGGTCATCAAGGTCGCCTCCTTCACCCGTGGTTCCGGCGATCGCGTCAAGGCCGCCGTCCGCGCGGCCCCGTCCGGCCGGGGGATCGTGCTCGACCTGCGCGGCAACCCGGGCGGTCTGGTCACCGAAGCGGTCACCGCCGCCTCGGCCTTCCTCGACGGCGGGCTCGTGGCCACGTACGACGTACGGGGCGACCAGCGGGTCCTGTACGCGGCCGAGGGCGGGGACACCACCCGGCCGCTGGTGGCCCTGGTCGACGGCGGCACGATGAGCGCGGCCGAACTGGTGACGGGCGCCCTGCAGGACCGGGGCCGGGCGGTGGCCGTGGGCAGCCGGACCTTCGGCAAGGGATCGGTGCAGATGCCGACCGAGCTCCCGGACGGCTCGGTGGCCGAGCTGACGGTGGGCACGTACCGCACGCCGGCGGGCCGCAGCCTGGACGGCGCCGGCATCACCCCGGACGTGCCGGCGGGCGAGGCGGTCGAGGAGCGGGCCGTCACGGTATTGGGTGGCCTCGGGGTGGGTCCGTAG